In Bacillus sp. SM2101, the following are encoded in one genomic region:
- a CDS encoding putative holin-like toxin, translated as MKAEPVIPYWRGGDALTVYESVSLMVSFGILIIAILSFDNKK; from the coding sequence GTGAAGGCTGAACCCGTCATTCCTTATTGGAGAGGGGGTGATGCCTTGACGGTATATGAATCGGTGAGCTTAATGGTCTCTTTTGGGATTCTCATCATCGCGATACTGTCTTTCGATAACAAGAAATAA
- a CDS encoding MFS transporter → MNKRFYALLISQTSTNLGFSLYTMAVVMTIFKETGSTTLSALVTILSLASRLISAFLLPSISDKFALRSILIFAQSIQLPFIIVLAVLLVQEYTMPIMSLLFSTLTVVSFFNGWFGPIKSTLVRSAVAEDNRVRANSLLATVDQTFLLAGWSIGGILLQFVGLYVTLGLTFLLILLSLCSLATINIQAVMNDTKREPFVVRITEGWKYLFKHQGLRVIVTMDLIEAWVGTIWLGPITIAYAYEVLNKGEAWWGYINSGYYLGAIIGGILIYKLSTMMQDNLTIFMITGAFLFGMLTFTYGLITNAYLALLLVVLMGPAYQMRDMAQVTMTQNSADERTLTKVMAAKSTLIQFISIVSMLGISLFADWIGVKYVYIFAGILLISSAMYGFIHLYILKKGVVLEKELEQPM, encoded by the coding sequence ATGAATAAACGTTTTTATGCATTGCTTATAAGTCAAACGTCTACGAACTTGGGTTTCTCATTGTATACAATGGCTGTTGTTATGACAATATTCAAGGAGACGGGTTCAACTACATTATCTGCGTTGGTTACAATACTGAGTCTAGCTTCAAGGTTAATTAGTGCATTTTTGCTACCATCAATTTCAGATAAATTTGCATTAAGATCGATCCTTATATTTGCTCAAAGTATCCAACTGCCATTCATTATTGTATTAGCAGTGCTATTAGTGCAAGAATATACAATGCCGATTATGTCGTTACTATTTAGTACTTTGACAGTGGTTTCTTTTTTTAATGGTTGGTTTGGACCGATTAAATCTACCCTCGTACGTTCTGCAGTAGCAGAAGACAATAGAGTACGTGCAAATAGTTTACTAGCTACTGTAGATCAAACATTTTTATTAGCTGGATGGTCGATTGGCGGCATACTACTTCAGTTTGTTGGGTTATATGTAACATTAGGCTTAACATTTTTGTTGATTTTATTATCCCTATGTTCATTAGCAACAATCAACATACAAGCTGTCATGAACGATACTAAACGTGAGCCCTTTGTTGTCCGTATAACAGAGGGATGGAAATACTTATTTAAGCATCAAGGCTTAAGGGTTATTGTTACGATGGATTTAATTGAGGCATGGGTTGGAACTATTTGGCTTGGCCCAATTACTATTGCTTACGCCTATGAAGTATTAAATAAAGGAGAAGCATGGTGGGGGTATATTAATAGTGGTTATTATTTAGGTGCAATCATTGGTGGGATACTTATATATAAACTATCTACAATGATGCAAGATAACTTAACGATCTTTATGATAACTGGGGCGTTTTTATTTGGGATGCTGACCTTCACGTATGGTTTAATTACAAATGCTTATTTAGCGCTGCTATTAGTTGTATTAATGGGACCAGCTTATCAAATGCGTGATATGGCACAAGTAACAATGACTCAAAATAGTGCTGACGAAAGAACGTTAACGAAGGTCATGGCTGCGAAATCTACACTTATACAATTTATTTCTATTGTCTCTATGTTAGGAATAAGTCTATTTGCAGACTGGATTGGTGTGAAATATGTGTATATTTTTGCTGGAATCTTGTTAATTAGTTCTGCTATGTACGGTTTTATACATTTGTACATCCTTAAAAAGGGTGTAGTGTTAGAAAAAGAATTAGAACAACCTATGTAA
- a CDS encoding RNA polymerase sigma factor, with product MLTDKELIKDIQAGNQASMEVLVKRHYKVVYAFVYRKIGDKETAYDLTQEIFIKMMKSIHSYSSKAQFQTWLLTIAVNHCRDFFRSKAYQQASQTEEFDESFQSNKNEEVHYIFERSENRQMIKSAIHELPEFQSEAILLKYFHDMKIKEIAQVTNTNVSTVKSRLKQGMAKLKMILERSGSYEQQG from the coding sequence TTGCTAACCGATAAAGAGCTCATAAAAGATATTCAAGCAGGGAACCAAGCATCCATGGAAGTACTCGTAAAAAGACATTATAAAGTAGTATATGCCTTTGTTTATCGGAAGATTGGCGATAAAGAAACCGCTTATGATTTAACACAAGAAATTTTCATCAAAATGATGAAAAGCATTCATAGTTACTCATCGAAAGCCCAGTTCCAAACATGGCTTTTAACGATTGCTGTGAATCACTGTCGAGATTTTTTTCGATCAAAAGCCTATCAACAAGCATCACAGACAGAAGAATTTGATGAGAGCTTTCAGTCGAATAAAAATGAAGAAGTGCATTATATTTTTGAGAGAAGTGAGAACAGACAAATGATCAAAAGTGCAATTCATGAGCTACCAGAATTTCAAAGTGAGGCAATCTTATTAAAATACTTCCATGACATGAAAATTAAAGAAATTGCCCAGGTGACAAATACGAATGTCTCAACCGTAAAATCAAGACTAAAGCAAGGTATGGCCAAATTAAAAATGATTTTAGAAAGGAGTGGTTCGTATGAGCAACAGGGATGA
- a CDS encoding ABC transporter ATP-binding protein gives MNLTIENVTKQFGDKFVVNNVSFDLTAGVYGFLGANGAGKTTLMRMLVTLIKPTSGRILYNGKDIEVLDEKYRDVIGYLPQYIGLYKTFSAEKYLMYIASLKGIEKNTAKKKIDDLLEVVNLTEHRKRKVGKFSGGMKQRLGIAQALLNDPKVLIVDEPTAGLDPKERIRFRNLLSSISKDRIVLLSTHIVSDIEFIAKEILVLKAGQLIQKEKPDELLEQIQGYVWTVNVPENEVQAFQAKYKVGNIIRQQNEIGLRIISETKPDDRAHSAQPNLEDLYLYYFDQEATQ, from the coding sequence TTGAATTTAACAATTGAAAATGTAACTAAACAGTTTGGAGATAAATTTGTAGTAAACAATGTGTCATTTGATTTAACAGCGGGTGTTTATGGTTTTTTAGGTGCAAATGGAGCTGGTAAAACAACTTTAATGCGCATGCTCGTGACACTTATTAAACCGACTTCTGGGCGAATTTTATATAACGGTAAGGATATTGAAGTGTTGGATGAAAAATATCGTGATGTTATCGGCTATTTGCCTCAGTACATTGGCTTATATAAGACCTTTTCAGCTGAGAAATATTTAATGTACATTGCTTCATTAAAAGGAATTGAGAAGAATACAGCAAAGAAAAAGATTGATGATCTATTAGAGGTTGTTAATTTAACCGAGCATCGGAAAAGAAAGGTTGGCAAATTTTCAGGTGGGATGAAACAACGGCTAGGTATTGCACAAGCACTATTAAACGATCCAAAAGTGTTAATCGTTGATGAACCAACGGCAGGACTCGATCCGAAAGAACGAATTAGATTTAGAAATTTATTGTCTTCTATTTCTAAAGATCGGATCGTGCTGTTATCAACCCATATCGTCTCAGATATCGAATTCATCGCAAAGGAAATACTGGTGTTAAAGGCCGGTCAACTCATTCAAAAAGAAAAGCCTGATGAGCTGCTCGAGCAAATCCAAGGATATGTATGGACCGTGAATGTCCCAGAAAATGAGGTTCAAGCATTCCAAGCAAAATACAAGGTGGGAAATATAATTCGTCAGCAAAATGAAATTGGACTTAGAATCATTTCTGAAACCAAACCAGATGATAGAGCACATTCAGCACAGCCTAATCTAGAGGATCTATATTTATACTATTTTGATCAGGAGGCAACACAGTGA
- a CDS encoding ABC transporter permease subunit, with translation MKQLLQFELYKIFRQKGIYIVMVLMFLLFSLVMVSESRNVSPKADTYATEVKEELNTFAQEWEGNLTSERVEEATQTLDSIPYAYTPTSSLTDEELAKYNIVQQILFNDNTTRDIKSKITELEIKLDKLSKNDISYKTALLEINMLNHLKLDTFQYNQGPINTIDFVERFAPYFTGILMLIGLASIFVNETNTGMDQLIYSSTYGRRKGVTAKIIASIIYVLFLTIVWVTFNIIMNSYIYGNIGWNSSIQFLRYPESPYALTAIEYFFSQIGIHLLVAIAFMAFVLTVSALTKSTLVSFIISAVTFLLPTINFGVPYWEYVKKYSFSNFMTAPEFTKPFHALNLFDVPVLDPVVNYPLVALFTVMFMMLLYKAIKNKQVA, from the coding sequence GTGAAACAACTATTGCAGTTTGAACTATATAAAATATTTAGACAAAAGGGAATTTATATTGTAATGGTACTCATGTTTCTTCTATTTAGCCTCGTGATGGTAAGTGAATCGCGAAATGTTTCACCGAAAGCAGACACATACGCGACTGAGGTCAAAGAAGAACTTAACACATTTGCTCAAGAATGGGAAGGGAACTTAACTAGTGAGAGAGTAGAGGAAGCTACTCAAACTTTAGACTCTATACCTTATGCATATACACCAACAAGCTCCTTAACTGACGAAGAACTTGCTAAATATAATATCGTTCAACAAATATTATTTAATGATAATACTACGCGTGACATTAAATCGAAAATAACAGAACTAGAAATAAAGTTAGACAAATTATCAAAAAATGATATTTCTTATAAAACAGCCCTATTGGAAATTAATATGTTAAATCATTTGAAATTAGATACCTTTCAGTATAATCAAGGGCCAATAAACACGATAGATTTTGTTGAAAGGTTTGCTCCATATTTTACTGGAATCTTGATGTTAATTGGACTAGCTTCTATTTTTGTCAATGAAACGAATACAGGAATGGATCAGTTAATATATAGCTCAACTTATGGTCGGAGAAAAGGTGTCACAGCTAAAATAATCGCTTCAATAATTTATGTATTATTCTTAACAATTGTATGGGTCACGTTCAATATAATCATGAATTCATATATTTATGGGAATATTGGGTGGAATTCATCTATTCAATTTTTAAGATATCCAGAATCACCATATGCTTTAACAGCCATCGAATATTTCTTTAGCCAAATTGGTATTCATCTACTAGTAGCGATTGCGTTTATGGCGTTCGTCTTAACTGTCTCTGCCTTGACAAAAAGCACCTTAGTTTCGTTTATCATTAGCGCAGTAACCTTTTTATTACCGACAATTAACTTTGGTGTTCCTTATTGGGAATATGTGAAGAAGTATAGCTTTTCAAATTTCATGACTGCACCAGAATTCACAAAACCATTTCATGCTCTTAACTTATTCGATGTTCCTGTATTAGATCCGGTTGTGAACTATCCTTTAGTTGCATTATTTACAGTTATGTTTATGATGTTGCTCTACAAAGCGATTAAAAACAAACAAGTAGCATAA
- a CDS encoding FGGY-family carbohydrate kinase — MDETVLAIDIGTQSVRTLAFDKHGHLIDYTKVIFSPAYFSNQPGWAEQDPEYYWNCLVESSNKLFAQGKVNKEAVVSVTVTTQRGTMVNLDRNKQPLRPAMLWLDQRRSTEWPEVGTAWQSVFRLAGLTTTLHYLQAEAEANWIKQHQPDIWSKTAHYLLLSGYINYKLTGDIVDSIGNQVGYIPFDYKKQSWSAKKHWKWKAIPVEEKMLPTLVQPGEKLGVLTSKAAAETGLPAGLQVIAGATDKACEVLATGCLAPHRGSVGYGTTATINVNSKKYLEPIKLIPPYPSAAQGQYNLEVQTYRGFWMVSWFKEQFANEEMMLANEAGVAVEELLDDLVADVPPGSMGLVLQPFWSPGIRYPGPDAKGAVIGFGGVHTKGHFYRALLEGLAYSLREGRERIEKRTKVPMTELVVCGGGSKSDKMLQITADIFNLPAKRPTVSESSGLGAAILGAMGAGIYSTVEDAVNNMTKDGDVFEPLKDNVELYDQLYREVYKKMYTKLMPLYKSIQTITGYPAHL, encoded by the coding sequence ATGGATGAAACGGTTTTGGCAATTGACATAGGAACTCAAAGTGTACGGACATTAGCTTTTGATAAACACGGTCATTTAATAGATTATACGAAGGTAATTTTTTCACCAGCTTATTTTTCAAATCAACCTGGATGGGCTGAACAAGATCCTGAATATTATTGGAATTGTTTGGTGGAATCTTCTAATAAATTATTTGCGCAAGGTAAAGTAAATAAAGAGGCAGTTGTATCAGTGACGGTAACTACGCAAAGGGGAACGATGGTTAACCTTGATCGTAACAAACAACCATTACGACCTGCAATGCTTTGGTTAGATCAACGCAGATCAACAGAATGGCCTGAAGTTGGGACAGCGTGGCAATCTGTTTTTCGACTTGCTGGATTAACAACAACACTTCATTATTTACAAGCAGAGGCAGAAGCAAATTGGATCAAGCAGCACCAACCAGATATTTGGTCGAAGACCGCGCATTATCTACTGTTATCAGGCTACATCAATTATAAACTTACAGGTGATATTGTAGATTCAATAGGAAACCAAGTTGGGTATATTCCTTTTGATTACAAAAAGCAGTCGTGGTCAGCAAAGAAACATTGGAAATGGAAGGCTATTCCTGTTGAGGAAAAGATGTTACCAACCCTTGTTCAGCCAGGAGAAAAGCTTGGTGTGCTCACTTCAAAAGCCGCTGCAGAAACAGGACTTCCTGCGGGCTTGCAGGTCATAGCAGGGGCAACTGACAAGGCATGTGAAGTATTAGCGACAGGTTGCCTAGCTCCACATAGAGGGAGTGTTGGATATGGGACAACAGCAACAATAAATGTGAATTCCAAAAAATATTTAGAACCAATTAAATTGATACCACCATACCCTAGCGCTGCTCAAGGACAATATAATTTAGAAGTACAAACGTATCGAGGATTTTGGATGGTTTCATGGTTTAAGGAGCAATTTGCAAATGAAGAAATGATGCTAGCGAATGAAGCTGGCGTTGCTGTAGAGGAGTTATTAGATGATTTAGTAGCAGATGTTCCTCCTGGTTCAATGGGGTTAGTACTACAACCATTTTGGTCTCCAGGAATTAGGTATCCAGGACCAGATGCAAAGGGTGCAGTGATCGGATTTGGTGGTGTGCACACTAAAGGTCACTTTTATAGGGCATTATTAGAAGGTTTGGCATATTCTTTACGTGAAGGTAGAGAGAGAATCGAAAAACGGACAAAGGTCCCTATGACAGAACTCGTTGTTTGTGGTGGTGGATCTAAGAGTGATAAAATGCTGCAAATAACTGCTGATATATTTAATTTGCCTGCTAAACGCCCTACTGTGAGCGAATCATCAGGATTAGGAGCAGCTATTTTGGGAGCTATGGGAGCGGGAATTTATTCTACTGTTGAAGATGCTGTTAATAATATGACTAAAGACGGAGATGTTTTCGAACCACTAAAAGATAATGTAGAGTTATATGATCAATTGTATCGAGAAGTATATAAGAAGATGTATACAAAATTAATGCCGTTATACAAATCTATTCAAACAATTACAGGCTACCCAGCGCATCTATAA
- a CDS encoding glycerol-3-phosphate dehydrogenase/oxidase — protein sequence MTSRVEKWRSLNEPWDVIVIGGGITGAGILRKAASLGLKCLLLEKRDFSWGTSSRSGKLVHGGLRYLKQGQIKTTYQSVSEREKLLRECEGLVDPLGILIPFYDDDRLGSFVLQAGLTVYDMIAMRRNHRKYDSANVSMLAPGLRQTGLSNGLQYYDARTDDSRLVLRVLREAEHQGGVAINYAAVENLTKDQGGEVNGVVVKDVVTGQVSEVNGKVIVNATGVWVDQLRKQVGESPKMRPLRGSHLIFPHWRFPLSQAVSFAHKKDGRYIYAFPWEGVTLVGTTDIDHHQSLDEEPGISVEEGKYLFESLDEMFPAYNLKPEDVISTFAGIRPVVDTGKEDPSKESRDHCVWTEHGLLTVTGGKLTTFDILAKEAINKVLKVVTPSSTLASNDLSTDESKDVDVKCNLNDTISRRLSGRYGHEWSTFADELDQSGCELILDSNTIWAELRWAAKYESIVHLDDLLLRRVRLGMILPEGAISILERLKVEVQSLLDWDDERWDDEVARYKKLWKQGYSPDLLREVK from the coding sequence ATGACAAGCCGCGTTGAAAAGTGGAGAAGTCTTAATGAACCTTGGGATGTTATTGTTATCGGAGGTGGAATAACCGGTGCAGGCATACTTCGGAAAGCGGCAAGCCTTGGATTAAAGTGTTTACTGTTGGAGAAAAGAGATTTTTCTTGGGGTACATCTAGTCGCTCAGGGAAGCTCGTTCATGGTGGATTACGCTATTTAAAGCAAGGGCAAATCAAAACGACTTATCAGTCTGTATCTGAAAGAGAAAAGCTTCTGCGTGAATGCGAAGGTTTAGTTGATCCATTAGGGATACTCATTCCTTTTTATGATGATGATCGTTTAGGTTCATTTGTATTACAAGCAGGCTTGACTGTATATGATATGATTGCTATGCGCAGAAATCACCGTAAGTATGACTCTGCTAATGTGAGTATGTTGGCACCAGGTCTTAGACAGACAGGGCTAAGTAATGGCTTACAATATTATGATGCAAGGACTGATGACTCTAGGCTAGTACTTAGAGTGTTGAGGGAAGCTGAACATCAAGGTGGAGTTGCTATTAATTATGCTGCAGTAGAAAATTTAACTAAAGACCAAGGCGGTGAAGTGAACGGTGTTGTAGTAAAAGATGTTGTGACTGGGCAAGTGTCAGAAGTTAATGGGAAAGTGATAGTAAATGCAACAGGTGTGTGGGTTGATCAACTTCGGAAACAAGTGGGGGAGTCACCGAAAATGCGTCCTCTTAGAGGCAGTCATTTAATTTTTCCACATTGGCGATTCCCACTTTCACAAGCTGTTAGCTTTGCCCATAAGAAGGATGGTCGTTACATTTATGCGTTCCCTTGGGAAGGAGTAACGCTTGTCGGTACAACGGATATTGATCATCATCAATCACTTGACGAAGAGCCAGGTATTAGTGTTGAAGAAGGGAAATATTTATTTGAATCATTAGATGAGATGTTTCCAGCGTATAATTTGAAACCTGAAGATGTGATTTCGACGTTTGCGGGCATTCGACCTGTGGTAGATACAGGCAAGGAAGATCCTTCAAAAGAATCCAGAGATCATTGTGTATGGACAGAACATGGTCTATTAACTGTAACTGGAGGAAAATTAACGACATTTGATATTCTCGCAAAGGAAGCAATTAATAAAGTATTAAAAGTAGTAACACCATCTAGCACGCTAGCATCGAATGACCTATCAACTGATGAGTCTAAAGATGTAGATGTTAAGTGCAATTTAAACGATACAATCAGCCGTCGATTATCAGGGCGTTATGGACATGAGTGGTCAACATTTGCCGATGAATTGGATCAATCTGGCTGCGAACTAATACTAGATTCAAATACAATATGGGCTGAATTACGCTGGGCTGCGAAGTACGAATCTATCGTTCATTTAGACGATCTGTTACTCCGTAGAGTTAGACTCGGTATGATACTACCTGAAGGAGCTATTAGCATACTTGAACGACTAAAAGTAGAGGTACAGTCATTGCTAGATTGGGATGATGAACGTTGGGACGATGAAGTGGCTAGGTATAAGAAATTATGGAAGCAAGGGTATAGCCCAGATTTATTACGGGAAGTTAAGTGA
- a CDS encoding FAD-binding oxidoreductase, which yields MRRWNGWGDDTVNMDLPAGAKSFLENELGTSQGPEDISLENAIANVPASKLPDHRLVSKDPLERLRHSVGQSLGDFIAIRSGKIPTYPDGVAYPTTDEDVRELLKYASQVEANVIPYGGGTSVVGHLSALPGDKPTLTIDMGHMNKLLHIDEEGCLAEFQAGIRGPDLEAALKAKGFTLGHFPQSFEYSTLGGWVVTRSAGQQSLKYGRIERLFVGGVMETPVGSLKLPNLPASAAGPDLREFVMGSEGRLGIVTRVTIKITPIAEEEKFYTAFFPGAEQGMAAIKEIAQNSVPLSMMRLSLPEETVSQLKMAGDSKTIALLEKWLNFRGVDDNKCMLLYGVTGSKKHVSAALSEAQAMIKKHRGVLVGTKAGEHWVKNRFRSPYLRNSLWEEGYAVDTVETATTWDRVPATAEAVETAFRNGLKDIGENVFAYTHLSHVYPHGSSIYTTYLFRIGNTPEETKRRWEVLKKAASEAIVKNGGTISHQHGVGVDHRPYLEAEKTPLGMEMIRTLSNTLDPEKIMNKDKLL from the coding sequence ATGAGAAGATGGAACGGTTGGGGTGACGATACAGTAAATATGGACTTACCAGCAGGGGCAAAGTCCTTTTTAGAAAATGAATTGGGTACGAGTCAGGGTCCTGAGGATATATCGCTAGAGAACGCTATAGCCAATGTTCCAGCATCAAAATTACCTGATCACCGTCTCGTTAGCAAAGATCCACTCGAACGACTGAGACATTCAGTTGGTCAAAGCTTGGGAGATTTTATTGCTATTCGTAGTGGAAAGATACCAACATACCCGGATGGTGTAGCATATCCAACAACAGATGAAGATGTTCGTGAACTATTAAAATATGCTTCACAAGTTGAGGCAAATGTCATACCTTACGGAGGAGGCACGAGTGTTGTTGGACATTTAAGTGCTCTCCCTGGAGACAAACCTACGCTTACAATAGACATGGGGCATATGAATAAATTACTTCATATTGATGAAGAAGGTTGTCTGGCGGAATTTCAAGCTGGTATACGTGGACCAGATTTAGAAGCAGCGTTAAAAGCAAAAGGATTCACGTTAGGTCATTTCCCACAGTCGTTTGAATACTCCACACTTGGTGGCTGGGTTGTTACTCGTTCAGCAGGACAGCAATCATTAAAGTATGGACGAATTGAAAGGTTATTCGTCGGAGGTGTGATGGAAACACCTGTTGGTAGCTTGAAGCTACCTAATTTACCTGCATCAGCAGCTGGTCCTGATTTGCGTGAATTCGTAATGGGATCTGAAGGAAGGTTAGGGATTGTAACTAGGGTAACGATTAAAATAACACCAATTGCAGAAGAGGAAAAGTTTTATACTGCATTTTTTCCAGGTGCTGAGCAAGGGATGGCAGCAATTAAGGAAATTGCACAAAACAGTGTACCTCTTTCTATGATGCGCTTAAGCTTACCTGAGGAAACAGTTTCTCAATTAAAGATGGCAGGGGACAGTAAAACAATAGCTCTGTTAGAGAAATGGCTTAATTTTAGAGGTGTAGATGACAATAAATGTATGTTACTATATGGCGTCACTGGTTCAAAAAAACATGTAAGTGCTGCTCTTAGTGAAGCACAAGCAATGATTAAAAAGCACCGAGGTGTGCTCGTAGGTACAAAAGCGGGTGAACATTGGGTGAAAAATCGTTTCCGCTCACCGTATTTACGTAATAGCCTATGGGAAGAAGGTTATGCAGTAGATACGGTAGAAACTGCAACAACATGGGATCGAGTTCCCGCTACTGCAGAGGCAGTGGAAACTGCATTTCGGAACGGCTTAAAGGATATCGGAGAAAATGTTTTTGCATATACTCATCTTTCACATGTCTATCCCCATGGTTCTAGTATCTATACAACATACTTATTTCGAATAGGAAATACACCAGAGGAAACGAAACGACGTTGGGAAGTGCTGAAAAAAGCTGCAAGTGAAGCCATAGTGAAGAATGGAGGAACCATTAGTCACCAGCACGGAGTAGGGGTTGATCATCGACCATATTTAGAAGCAGAGAAAACACCACTTGGCATGGAAATGATTAGAACCCTAAGCAATACACTTGATCCAGAAAAAATAATGAATAAGGATAAGTTACTATAG
- the fadR gene encoding fatty acid metabolism transcriptional regulator FadR, translating to MKEKSISENSSTTVENTLIKAVLSGEYPPGSTLPSERELSATLGVARPTLREALQRLARDKWFTKRKGHATIVNDFWKLGNLNTLENIITNTDQPNGQFIVHLLEVRAALAPEFVHKAVLSNPAKVVAVLANSSELEDDCEQFTLFDWKLQTKLAELAQNPIYLLIMNSFTEIYNLMGRLYFSHQENREVTREFYLKLLAMAMAEDADKAEQLTKEEMIKSIDLWKKSQSI from the coding sequence TTGAAAGAAAAATCAATTTCCGAGAATTCCTCAACAACAGTAGAAAATACCTTAATTAAAGCTGTTTTGAGCGGAGAATATCCCCCTGGAAGTACGTTGCCTTCAGAAAGAGAGCTTTCTGCAACGTTAGGTGTAGCACGTCCTACTTTGAGAGAGGCACTTCAACGTTTAGCTAGAGATAAATGGTTTACAAAAAGAAAAGGGCATGCGACGATCGTAAATGATTTTTGGAAACTAGGGAATTTAAATACACTCGAAAATATCATCACAAATACTGACCAGCCTAACGGGCAATTTATCGTTCATTTATTAGAAGTGAGAGCAGCTTTAGCTCCCGAATTTGTTCACAAGGCAGTATTATCTAATCCTGCTAAGGTTGTGGCAGTACTAGCAAATAGCAGTGAATTGGAAGATGATTGTGAGCAATTCACATTATTTGATTGGAAACTCCAAACAAAATTAGCAGAATTAGCACAAAATCCGATTTACTTATTAATAATGAATAGCTTTACTGAAATATATAATTTGATGGGGAGGTTGTATTTCTCACATCAGGAAAATCGTGAAGTAACACGTGAATTTTACCTTAAGCTTTTAGCAATGGCTATGGCTGAGGATGCTGATAAAGCTGAGCAACTGACCAAAGAAGAAATGATTAAAAGCATAGATTTATGGAAAAAAAGCCAAAGTATTTAA
- a CDS encoding site-2 protease family protein, whose product MELLYFLFIVTLVHLIHELGHAYFAANFKAKIKEISLGMGPIIVATKTVSIRLLFFLGGYCFWEERHILSNLKLSVIHLGGVIFNFITATTILLFIRLVPDHLYDMIMLFILYSYFLVIINVIPYRFIKKKSDGWLVLEALYFAIRNRKKQCK is encoded by the coding sequence TTGGAATTATTATATTTTTTGTTCATTGTTACGCTCGTACATTTAATTCATGAACTTGGTCACGCTTATTTCGCCGCAAATTTCAAGGCTAAAATCAAAGAGATATCGTTAGGAATGGGTCCTATTATCGTAGCAACAAAAACAGTGTCGATACGACTGCTGTTTTTTTTAGGGGGGTATTGCTTTTGGGAGGAAAGACATATTTTATCTAATTTAAAGCTTAGTGTCATCCATTTAGGAGGCGTTATATTTAATTTTATTACGGCTACTACTATCTTGCTATTTATAAGATTGGTGCCAGATCATTTATATGACATGATCATGTTATTCATACTTTATTCATATTTTTTAGTCATTATTAATGTCATACCATACCGATTTATCAAGAAGAAAAGTGATGGTTGGTTAGTATTAGAAGCTCTTTATTTTGCAATTAGAAACAGGAAAAAACAGTGTAAATGA